One genomic window of Halobellus limi includes the following:
- a CDS encoding right-handed parallel beta-helix repeat-containing protein, with the protein MTDRRRTTRRGALKFGAIGSFGAVTGLVPMVSQAAPEGIEDCTTIDEPGEYELNNDITGGGTLGPDDDACIAIQAGDVTLDGNGYTLEGDGDGVGVRIGMYGPESTVRNLTVRNFDRGIAPEYGSVVAIDSVTVEGNAEGIRGELSDLTCTNSVVRDNDGYGIYLSNETLTVRNCEIRDNGGAPIGMCCRGSVVVEECEIVGNGGPVWFTINPDTRIEGSVIAGSSEEGIATGVGDMHNAPDEPVRITDCYIHDNEGPGINHRNGYFEVRQCTLAGNRDGYYADGIEVGSAVLKYNNIENNEEYGAFFRKEFENEVDAECNYWGHESGPKHPNNPQSDPRGERVTESIDVTPWSVERIEDGEGVCIGGQEQVGYISQSSFAKVIGDDEVACVPNGNGWEETFYIRREARNGWSDEGVVVDVPNSSQRFRGYLITATGDTTCNGGPSGEGPWGEDCGSWVFVDESQDVQVDVEHSVHDPEATVAHEAIQPTNGDGEEVGLPLDLVRTTFAPFAESE; encoded by the coding sequence ATGACTGATCGGCGGCGAACGACTCGGCGTGGCGCGCTCAAGTTCGGGGCTATCGGGTCCTTCGGAGCAGTGACCGGACTGGTCCCGATGGTCTCACAGGCCGCGCCCGAAGGCATCGAGGACTGTACGACCATCGACGAACCCGGCGAATACGAGCTCAATAACGACATCACGGGAGGCGGAACCCTCGGTCCCGACGACGACGCGTGTATCGCGATTCAAGCGGGCGATGTCACGCTCGACGGGAACGGCTACACGCTCGAAGGAGACGGCGACGGAGTAGGGGTCCGGATCGGGATGTACGGGCCGGAATCGACGGTACGAAACCTCACGGTTCGGAATTTCGATCGAGGGATCGCACCGGAGTACGGGTCGGTCGTCGCGATCGATTCCGTGACAGTCGAGGGAAACGCCGAGGGGATACGGGGCGAGTTATCGGACCTCACCTGTACGAACTCGGTCGTTCGGGACAACGACGGGTACGGCATTTACCTCAGTAACGAGACCCTGACCGTCCGAAACTGCGAGATACGCGACAACGGCGGCGCTCCAATTGGGATGTGTTGCCGTGGGTCAGTGGTTGTCGAGGAGTGTGAGATCGTCGGGAACGGGGGTCCGGTCTGGTTCACAATAAACCCCGACACGAGAATCGAGGGGAGCGTGATCGCCGGATCCAGCGAGGAGGGAATCGCAACGGGAGTGGGCGATATGCACAACGCCCCCGACGAGCCCGTTCGCATCACGGACTGTTACATCCACGATAACGAGGGCCCCGGAATCAACCACCGCAACGGATATTTCGAAGTGAGACAGTGTACGCTCGCCGGCAATCGGGACGGGTACTACGCGGATGGAATCGAAGTGGGCAGCGCCGTACTCAAATATAACAACATCGAAAATAACGAGGAGTACGGGGCGTTCTTCCGGAAGGAGTTCGAGAACGAAGTCGACGCGGAATGCAACTACTGGGGTCACGAGAGCGGTCCGAAGCACCCGAACAACCCCCAGAGCGATCCGAGGGGCGAACGCGTCACCGAAAGCATCGACGTCACCCCGTGGTCGGTCGAGCGGATCGAAGACGGCGAGGGCGTCTGCATCGGCGGGCAAGAACAGGTCGGCTACATCAGTCAGTCGTCGTTCGCGAAGGTGATCGGCGACGACGAGGTCGCCTGTGTCCCCAATGGGAACGGCTGGGAAGAGACGTTCTACATACGGCGAGAGGCCCGGAACGGCTGGAGCGACGAGGGCGTCGTCGTCGACGTCCCGAATTCCTCACAACGGTTCCGCGGCTACCTCATAACTGCGACGGGAGACACCACTTGCAACGGCGGCCCGAGCGGCGAGGGTCCCTGGGGAGAGGACTGCGGTAGCTGGGTGTTCGTCGACGAATCGCAGGACGTTCAGGTCGACGTCGAACACAGCGTCCACGACCCCGAGGCGACGGTCGCCCACGAGGCGATCCAGCCCACGAACGGCGACGGCGAAGAGGTCGGACTCCCGCTCGATCTGGTACGGACCACGTTCGCTCCCTTCGCTGAGTCGGAGTAG
- a CDS encoding DUF309 domain-containing protein, producing the protein MQEALRVGVAVFNAGDYHVAHEAWEEPWLALADGTPEERLLHGLIQYAAAVHHGRRRNWSGQRGLAESAAGYLAAVDDPRVNVDEVRAYLRRLAADPELAERRRPPALRYDGETLEPTDLSFEDVATAVTLLAAEYESFDAAVVDDAIRYAREELAGDSSPEGTPQRRSRGFVGMLFSFAADRAQRSLVYERLRGHVERRRSQESDVSGLFD; encoded by the coding sequence GTGCAGGAGGCGCTTCGAGTCGGCGTCGCGGTGTTCAACGCGGGCGACTACCACGTCGCCCACGAGGCCTGGGAGGAGCCGTGGCTCGCGCTGGCGGACGGAACGCCCGAGGAGCGGTTGCTCCACGGGCTCATCCAGTACGCCGCGGCGGTCCATCACGGCCGCCGACGCAACTGGAGCGGGCAGCGCGGGCTGGCCGAGAGCGCGGCGGGCTACCTCGCGGCCGTCGACGACCCGCGAGTGAACGTCGACGAGGTCCGTGCGTACCTCCGACGGCTCGCCGCGGACCCGGAACTCGCAGAGCGCCGTCGCCCGCCCGCGCTCCGATACGACGGGGAGACGCTGGAGCCGACCGACCTGTCGTTCGAGGACGTCGCGACCGCGGTGACCCTTCTCGCGGCCGAGTACGAGTCGTTCGACGCGGCGGTCGTCGACGACGCGATCCGGTACGCCCGCGAAGAGCTCGCGGGAGACAGCTCTCCCGAGGGGACGCCACAGCGGCGCTCGCGCGGTTTCGTCGGTATGCTGTTCTCTTTCGCCGCCGACCGAGCGCAGCGCTCGCTCGTCTACGAACGGCTCCGCGGACACGTCGAACGGCGGCGAAGCCAGGAGTCCGACGTCTCGGGGCTGTTCGACTGA
- a CDS encoding dicarboxylate/amino acid:cation symporter, producing the protein MVQLIRSLWRQYRSVALIYRIFVAFVLGSAAGIAFGERMAVVAPLGDLFLRLLNMLVIPIIVFTLLTGIRQLSPARLGRIGGATVGLYAATTTVAGIIGLAVANVLQPGRGVEFAGGEAQSQAPPSVTEVLLGLVPNNPVAAMADGNLLGTVFFVIVFGIALTYVRARKEEYAESVDSVFEAFEVGAEAMFVVVRGVLEYGVVGVFALMAAGIGTEGIGVFTSLGALVLAVAVGVAVHIAFTYLFLLMGVVVGVSPVSFLAGAKDAMLTAFATRSSSGTLPVTMRNAEEDLRIEERVYSFALPVGATANMDGAAIRQAITVMFAANVVGQPLALTEQAFVLLVAVLISIGTAGVPGAGIVMLTVILTQVGLPLEVVGFVAGVDPILGRIATMNNVTGDLAVSTVVGKWNDAVDFEEGVWTRGRERLGTVVPGGD; encoded by the coding sequence ATGGTACAGCTAATTCGGTCCCTCTGGCGACAGTATCGGTCCGTCGCGCTCATCTATCGGATCTTCGTCGCCTTCGTGCTCGGCTCGGCAGCGGGTATCGCCTTCGGCGAGCGGATGGCCGTCGTCGCCCCGCTCGGCGACCTGTTCCTCCGACTGCTCAATATGCTCGTCATCCCGATAATCGTCTTTACGTTGCTCACCGGGATCAGACAGCTCTCGCCCGCGCGGCTCGGGCGGATCGGCGGCGCGACCGTCGGGCTGTACGCCGCGACGACGACCGTCGCGGGGATCATCGGCCTCGCCGTCGCGAACGTCCTCCAGCCGGGGCGCGGCGTCGAGTTCGCCGGCGGCGAGGCGCAGTCGCAGGCCCCGCCGTCGGTCACGGAGGTGCTCCTGGGCCTCGTCCCGAACAACCCGGTGGCGGCGATGGCCGACGGCAACCTCCTCGGGACGGTCTTCTTCGTGATCGTCTTCGGGATCGCGCTCACGTACGTCCGCGCGCGAAAAGAGGAGTACGCCGAGAGCGTCGACTCCGTGTTCGAGGCCTTCGAGGTCGGCGCGGAGGCGATGTTCGTCGTCGTCCGCGGCGTGCTCGAGTACGGCGTCGTCGGCGTCTTCGCGCTGATGGCCGCCGGGATCGGAACCGAGGGAATCGGCGTGTTCACCTCCCTCGGTGCGCTCGTCCTGGCCGTCGCGGTCGGGGTCGCCGTCCACATCGCCTTCACGTACCTGTTCCTCCTGATGGGCGTCGTCGTCGGCGTCTCGCCGGTCTCGTTCCTCGCGGGCGCGAAGGACGCGATGCTGACCGCGTTCGCGACGCGCTCCTCCAGCGGGACGCTGCCCGTGACGATGCGGAACGCCGAGGAGGACCTGCGGATCGAAGAGCGCGTGTACTCCTTCGCGCTCCCGGTCGGCGCGACGGCGAACATGGACGGCGCGGCCATCCGGCAGGCGATCACGGTGATGTTCGCCGCCAACGTCGTCGGTCAGCCGCTGGCGCTGACCGAGCAGGCGTTCGTCCTGCTGGTCGCCGTCCTCATCAGCATCGGCACCGCTGGCGTCCCCGGCGCGGGCATCGTGATGCTCACCGTGATCCTCACGCAGGTCGGCCTCCCGCTGGAGGTCGTCGGCTTCGTCGCCGGCGTCGACCCGATCCTCGGCCGGATCGCGACGATGAACAACGTCACCGGCGACCTCGCGGTCTCGACCGTCGTCGGCAAGTGGAACGACGCGGTCGACTTCGAGGAGGGGGTGTGGACCCGCGGGAGAGAGCGTCTCGGCACCGTCGTGCCCGGCGGCGACTGA
- a CDS encoding glycoside hydrolase family 68 protein yields the protein MPDRPSNREPNVGGDPPRSRWSREQAAGIERTPETVAPIIYPPESTPAEDVHVWDTWLLRDRHGRVADLDGWRVVFSLTAPRDLLPGKRHDVAAIRYFYSRDGRRWHDGGPVFADDALGQRQWAGSALYDDGDVYLYYTAAGTEGAAELTYTQRLVGASGGTVTTTGSSLSIDGLWTHHELLRPDGEWYETESQSRGMIYTFRDPWFYEDPETGEVCLLFEANAPVPEGSDRCGGDDGLQEFNGAVGVAVSPSGDPMEWELRPPILESVCTNQELERPHVVYRDGRYYLFVSSHMHTFAPGLEGYDALYGFVADSLGGPYRPLNDSGLVVTNPHNAPFQAYSWMAFPHREEILVESFFNYFDFAGDSLDEIAHLSEREQRRRFGGTLGPTIRLAVDGDRTRVLGTLDHWHIPTSNESLPDFDVDDPAGAVPEDGEGPLGPSARRDFRESEYVDRDGAATDGGTDDEVRIDSVGSYYGYST from the coding sequence ATGCCCGACCGACCGTCCAACAGGGAACCGAACGTCGGCGGTGACCCGCCGCGTTCGCGGTGGAGTCGCGAGCAGGCCGCCGGGATCGAGCGCACGCCCGAGACGGTCGCACCGATCATCTACCCGCCCGAGTCGACGCCCGCCGAGGACGTCCACGTCTGGGACACGTGGCTGTTGCGGGACCGCCACGGCCGGGTGGCGGACCTCGACGGCTGGCGCGTCGTGTTCTCGCTCACGGCCCCGAGAGACCTCCTCCCCGGCAAGCGCCACGACGTCGCCGCGATCCGGTACTTCTACTCGCGCGACGGCCGGCGGTGGCACGACGGCGGCCCCGTGTTCGCCGACGACGCCCTCGGCCAGCGTCAGTGGGCCGGATCGGCGCTGTACGACGACGGCGACGTCTACCTCTACTACACCGCGGCCGGGACCGAGGGGGCCGCGGAACTGACGTACACGCAGCGTCTCGTGGGCGCGTCGGGCGGGACCGTCACGACCACCGGCTCCTCGCTCTCGATCGACGGCCTATGGACCCACCACGAACTGCTCCGCCCCGACGGCGAGTGGTACGAGACCGAATCGCAGTCCCGGGGGATGATCTACACCTTCCGCGACCCGTGGTTCTACGAGGATCCGGAGACGGGCGAGGTCTGCCTGCTGTTCGAGGCCAACGCGCCGGTCCCCGAGGGGAGCGACCGCTGCGGCGGCGACGACGGTCTGCAGGAGTTCAACGGCGCCGTCGGCGTCGCGGTGTCGCCGTCGGGCGACCCGATGGAGTGGGAACTCCGCCCGCCGATCCTCGAGAGCGTCTGCACCAACCAGGAACTCGAACGGCCGCACGTGGTCTACCGCGACGGGCGGTACTACCTCTTCGTGTCGAGCCACATGCACACCTTCGCGCCCGGACTCGAGGGCTACGACGCGCTCTACGGATTCGTCGCCGACTCGCTGGGCGGCCCCTACCGACCCCTGAACGACTCGGGGCTGGTCGTCACGAATCCCCACAACGCCCCCTTCCAGGCGTACTCGTGGATGGCGTTCCCGCACCGCGAGGAGATCCTCGTCGAGAGCTTCTTCAACTACTTCGACTTCGCCGGCGACTCGCTCGACGAGATCGCGCACCTCTCCGAGCGCGAACAGCGCCGCCGGTTCGGCGGGACCCTGGGGCCGACGATCCGGCTCGCGGTCGACGGCGACCGCACGCGGGTGCTCGGCACGCTCGACCACTGGCACATCCCGACGTCGAACGAGTCGCTGCCCGACTTCGACGTCGACGACCCCGCCGGAGCCGTTCCCGAGGACGGCGAGGGCCCGCTCGGTCCGTCGGCCCGACGCGACTTCCGGGAGTCGGAGTACGTCGACCGCGACGGCGCGGCGACCGACGGCGGGACCGACGACGAGGTCCGGATCGACTCCGTCGGTTCGTACTACGGCTACTCGACGTAG
- a CDS encoding right-handed parallel beta-helix repeat-containing protein, which produces MTDRRWATRRSALKFGAVGSFGAVTGLVPIVSQAAPEGIEDCTTIDEPGEYELKNDITGGGTLGPDDDACIEIRSDGVILDGNGYVIEGDGDGTGILTETGGLNSTIQNLTVRGFEYGIEDDFASRLTIKSVTSEQNRVGIYGDLSTITCTNSTIRENDNDGISLFNGESLIVRDCEIRDNGGNPVLMCCRNRVVFEDCVIVGNGEPARFPMVPGTRIEGTEIAESSGAGISTIYGDRQNTPDEPVEITDSYIHDNDGPGIAHGNGYLEVIGCTLSGNQDGYYADGIEAGSAVLRYNNIEDNEEYGAFFREVLEGEVDAECNYWGDESGPKHPNNPRSDPKGQRVTASIDVVPWSVERIKDNEGVCIGGQERVGYISLSSFTKVTGDDEVACVPDEDGWGDSFYIRREARNGWSDEGVVVDVPNSSQSFRGYLITAEGDTPSSGGPSGEGPWGEDCSSWLFVNEEQEVQFDIEQTVHDPEPIVAHEAVQPTNGDGDDVGLPLDLVRTTFAPFAEAE; this is translated from the coding sequence ATGACAGATCGACGGTGGGCGACCCGACGCAGCGCGCTCAAGTTCGGGGCTGTCGGATCCTTCGGAGCCGTAACGGGGCTAGTGCCGATAGTCTCGCAGGCCGCGCCCGAGGGCATCGAGGACTGTACGACGATCGACGAACCCGGCGAGTACGAACTCAAAAACGACATCACGGGAGGCGGAACCCTCGGTCCCGACGACGACGCGTGTATCGAGATTCGATCGGACGGTGTCATACTCGACGGGAACGGATATGTGATCGAAGGCGACGGGGACGGAACGGGAATCTTAACCGAAACGGGAGGACTGAACTCGACAATTCAAAACCTCACGGTACGGGGGTTCGAGTACGGAATCGAGGACGATTTTGCTTCCCGATTGACGATCAAGTCAGTGACGAGCGAACAGAACCGCGTCGGAATATACGGAGACCTGTCCACGATCACCTGTACGAACTCGACTATTCGTGAAAACGACAACGACGGGATCAGTTTGTTTAACGGTGAGAGCCTGATCGTACGCGACTGCGAGATCCGTGACAACGGGGGGAATCCCGTCCTTATGTGCTGCCGCAATCGGGTCGTGTTCGAAGACTGTGTGATCGTTGGGAACGGCGAACCGGCAAGGTTTCCGATGGTTCCGGGCACGAGAATCGAGGGAACGGAGATCGCAGAGTCCAGCGGAGCGGGTATCAGCACGATATACGGCGACAGGCAAAACACTCCCGACGAGCCGGTAGAAATCACCGACAGTTACATTCACGACAACGACGGCCCCGGAATCGCACACGGCAACGGCTATCTCGAAGTCATAGGATGCACGCTCTCCGGAAATCAAGATGGGTACTACGCGGACGGCATCGAAGCGGGAAGCGCCGTACTCAGGTACAACAACATCGAGGACAACGAAGAGTACGGAGCGTTCTTCCGGGAAGTTTTAGAAGGAGAGGTCGACGCCGAATGCAACTACTGGGGGGACGAGAGCGGTCCGAAGCACCCGAACAACCCCCGGAGCGATCCGAAAGGCCAACGCGTAACCGCCTCCATCGATGTCGTCCCGTGGTCGGTCGAGCGGATCAAAGACAACGAGGGCGTCTGCATCGGCGGGCAGGAACGGGTCGGCTACATCAGCCTGTCGTCGTTCACGAAGGTGACTGGTGACGACGAGGTTGCCTGTGTGCCTGACGAGGACGGTTGGGGAGACAGTTTCTACATACGGCGGGAGGCCCGAAACGGCTGGAGCGACGAGGGCGTCGTCGTCGACGTCCCGAACTCGTCGCAGTCCTTCCGCGGCTATCTCATAACTGCAGAGGGGGACACCCCCAGTAGCGGCGGGCCGAGCGGCGAGGGGCCCTGGGGAGAGGACTGCAGTAGCTGGTTGTTCGTCAACGAGGAACAGGAGGTCCAGTTCGACATCGAACAGACGGTCCACGACCCAGAGCCGATAGTCGCCCACGAAGCGGTGCAACCCACGAACGGCGACGGCGACGACGTCGGACTTCCGCTCGATCTGGTCCGGACCACGTTCGCGCCGTTCGCCGAAGCGGAGTAG
- a CDS encoding universal stress protein has translation MSMNTVLLAFGSKDEQRIDELLDTATSIVDPDGTIVLLHAFDRERYDTIAKRLNVDNAAEISPDDIARRSRIGREIAERLDRAGVDYVVRGAIGETSDAILRQSELEDADLVVVGGRSRSATGKALFGSTAQKVLVEADCPVTFVKEQSETKEKAAAPA, from the coding sequence ATGAGTATGAACACGGTACTGCTTGCGTTCGGCTCGAAAGACGAACAGCGAATCGACGAACTCCTCGACACGGCGACCTCGATCGTCGACCCCGACGGCACGATCGTCCTGCTCCACGCCTTCGACCGGGAGCGGTACGACACGATCGCGAAGCGGCTGAACGTCGACAACGCCGCGGAGATCTCGCCGGACGACATCGCCCGTCGATCGCGGATCGGCCGCGAGATCGCAGAGCGTCTCGACCGCGCCGGCGTCGACTACGTCGTCCGCGGGGCGATCGGCGAGACGAGCGACGCCATCCTCCGACAGAGCGAACTGGAGGACGCCGACCTCGTCGTCGTCGGCGGTCGCAGCCGGTCCGCCACGGGGAAGGCCCTGTTCGGATCGACGGCGCAGAAGGTGCTGGTCGAGGCCGACTGCCCGGTCACGTTCGTCAAGGAGCAGTCCGAGACGAAAGAGAAGGCCGCCGCGCCCGCGTAA
- a CDS encoding single-stranded DNA binding protein has protein sequence MGAIEEVYEDLDTDVEFEEFEAAVEDKVEQMGGLADEETAAMLIAHELRDEEVEGVADVAPGMNDVKFLAKVMSVGDLRTFERDGEDEDGKVVNVDVADETGRIRITMWDDMAEDAVESLETGQTLRVAGRPKDGYNGIEVDVDKVEPAPDAEVDVEARDTYRVEDLALGLSDVNLKGRILSTDSVRTFDRDDGSEGRVANLTLGDPTGRIRVTLWDEKADVATEFEAGQSAEVVDGYVRERDGTLELHVGNRGAVDELDEEIEYVPDTRAVDSLEIGETVDIAGGVIETDPKRTFDRDDGSEGQVRNVRVKDDTGDIRVALWGDKADLDVDLADYVVFTDVEIQDGWQDDLEASAGWQSTVSVMDDAPEDAADTDTEAAQSTGLGAFEAGGSPAGTGDSESDSTASGVGGTASDGGGSAAAAVAERPGEADGEAETETFTGTVVQAGSPVVLDDGSETRSVETDESLRLGEKVTVSGPLADGTITAEDVERSG, from the coding sequence ATGGGTGCGATCGAAGAGGTGTACGAGGACCTCGACACCGACGTCGAGTTCGAGGAGTTCGAGGCGGCCGTCGAGGACAAGGTCGAACAGATGGGCGGCCTCGCCGACGAGGAGACCGCGGCGATGCTCATCGCCCACGAACTCCGCGACGAGGAGGTCGAGGGCGTCGCCGACGTCGCGCCGGGGATGAACGACGTGAAGTTCCTCGCGAAGGTGATGAGCGTCGGCGACCTCCGAACCTTCGAACGGGACGGCGAGGACGAGGACGGGAAGGTCGTAAACGTCGACGTCGCCGACGAGACCGGCCGGATCCGGATCACGATGTGGGACGATATGGCCGAGGACGCCGTCGAGAGCCTCGAAACCGGCCAGACGCTCCGCGTGGCGGGTCGCCCGAAAGACGGGTACAACGGCATCGAGGTCGACGTCGACAAGGTCGAACCCGCGCCTGACGCCGAAGTGGACGTCGAGGCCCGTGACACCTACCGCGTCGAGGACCTCGCGCTCGGACTCTCGGACGTCAACCTGAAGGGCCGGATCCTCAGCACCGACAGCGTGCGGACGTTCGACCGCGACGACGGCTCCGAGGGCCGGGTGGCGAACCTGACGCTCGGCGATCCGACCGGCCGAATCCGAGTGACGCTGTGGGACGAGAAGGCCGACGTCGCCACCGAGTTCGAGGCCGGCCAGTCGGCGGAAGTCGTCGACGGCTACGTCCGCGAGCGGGACGGGACGCTCGAATTACACGTCGGCAACCGCGGCGCGGTCGACGAACTCGACGAGGAGATCGAGTACGTCCCCGACACCCGCGCCGTCGACTCGCTGGAGATCGGCGAGACCGTCGACATCGCCGGCGGCGTCATCGAGACCGATCCGAAGCGGACGTTCGACCGCGACGACGGCTCCGAGGGGCAGGTCCGGAACGTTCGGGTGAAAGACGACACCGGCGACATCCGCGTCGCCCTGTGGGGCGACAAGGCCGACCTCGACGTCGACCTCGCGGACTACGTGGTCTTCACCGACGTGGAGATCCAGGACGGCTGGCAGGACGACCTCGAGGCCTCCGCGGGGTGGCAGTCGACGGTCAGCGTGATGGACGACGCGCCGGAGGACGCCGCCGACACCGACACGGAGGCGGCGCAGTCGACCGGTCTGGGCGCGTTCGAGGCCGGCGGATCGCCGGCGGGCACGGGTGACTCGGAGTCCGACTCGACTGCGTCCGGCGTCGGGGGCACAGCCAGCGACGGCGGCGGTTCCGCCGCGGCGGCCGTGGCGGAGCGTCCCGGCGAGGCCGACGGAGAGGCGGAGACGGAGACGTTCACCGGGACGGTCGTCCAGGCCGGGAGTCCGGTCGTCCTCGACGACGGGAGCGAGACGCGGAGCGTCGAGACCGACGAGTCGCTGCGGCTCGGCGAGAAGGTGACCGTGAGCGGACCGCTCGCCGACGGGACGATCACCGCCGAGGACGTCGAGCGGTCGGGCTGA
- a CDS encoding YeiH family protein: MTPRDVSRPLPGLLLLVVGGVLAHLLSTTVLGVNRLLLAVGLGVLLANAVGVPEWAAPGVGTHNRWLELGIVLMGARVAVDQLLSTGPLLLLLVVGFLGFSLVFVELVAREVFEVPERLGSLLAAGYSICGVSAIVAVSSGVRAKADQIAYAVATILLFDAVTLAVYPAIGRLLDLSDVVFGVWSGISMVSTGPVVAAGFAYSEQAGQWATITKLGRNVFIGVVAVLYAVYYARRDSEGSSAASWRSLWEQFPTFVLGFAAVAAVASTGVLPAGVLSLFERGYQWLFLVAFVGLGTSIEIRNLRNTGARPLLVVLASLLTVSALSLLAAVLAFG; the protein is encoded by the coding sequence ATGACACCACGAGACGTCTCGCGACCCCTCCCCGGACTCCTCCTTCTCGTCGTCGGCGGCGTGCTCGCGCACCTGCTCTCGACGACCGTTCTCGGCGTCAACAGGCTCCTATTGGCGGTCGGGTTGGGCGTGCTGCTCGCCAACGCGGTCGGCGTCCCCGAGTGGGCCGCGCCCGGGGTCGGGACCCACAACCGCTGGCTGGAACTCGGAATCGTCCTGATGGGCGCTCGCGTCGCGGTCGATCAGTTGCTGTCGACCGGGCCGCTCCTACTGCTGCTCGTCGTCGGGTTTCTCGGCTTCAGTCTCGTGTTCGTCGAACTCGTCGCCCGCGAGGTGTTCGAGGTCCCAGAGCGGCTTGGCTCGCTGCTGGCGGCCGGGTACTCGATCTGCGGCGTCTCGGCCATCGTCGCCGTTTCGAGCGGCGTTCGCGCGAAGGCAGACCAGATCGCGTACGCGGTGGCGACGATCCTCCTGTTCGACGCGGTGACGCTTGCGGTGTACCCGGCGATCGGACGCCTGCTCGACCTCTCGGACGTCGTGTTCGGCGTCTGGTCCGGGATCAGTATGGTCAGTACGGGCCCGGTCGTCGCGGCCGGGTTCGCCTACTCCGAGCAGGCGGGCCAGTGGGCGACGATCACCAAACTCGGCCGGAACGTGTTCATCGGGGTCGTGGCCGTCCTGTACGCCGTCTACTACGCCCGCCGCGACAGCGAGGGCTCCTCGGCCGCGAGCTGGCGGTCCCTCTGGGAGCAGTTCCCCACGTTCGTCCTCGGATTCGCCGCGGTCGCGGCCGTCGCCAGCACCGGGGTTCTCCCGGCGGGAGTCCTCTCGCTGTTCGAACGCGGCTACCAGTGGCTGTTTCTCGTCGCGTTCGTCGGGCTCGGAACGAGTATCGAGATCAGGAACCTGCGAAACACCGGCGCCCGACCGCTGCTCGTCGTCCTGGCCTCGCTTCTCACCGTCAGCGCTCTCTCCCTCCTCGCGGCGGTCCTGGCGTTCGGGTGA
- a CDS encoding DUF7564 family protein, which yields MTRTRVTCLDCGTEFVRPNGYDGNYCPECHESWTTDDDDRGSTDGPEPRRLRRGTKPSVRRLDDRDADAPSRYDEE from the coding sequence ATGACGCGGACGCGCGTGACCTGCCTCGATTGCGGGACCGAGTTCGTCCGGCCGAACGGCTACGACGGCAACTACTGTCCCGAGTGCCACGAGTCGTGGACGACCGACGACGACGACCGCGGGTCGACGGACGGACCGGAGCCGCGTCGGCTCCGGCGCGGCACGAAACCCTCCGTGCGACGGCTCGACGACCGGGACGCCGACGCCCCGTCGCGGTACGACGAGGAGTGA
- a CDS encoding histone: MSVELPFAPVDAIIRRRAGDLRVSSGAAEELARRVQAHGAALAVDAAERAAADDRKTLMAEDFDVQQVVSRRDLELPIAPIDRIARLRIDDRYRVSMDARIALADILEDYADNVASAAATLARHADRRTVQAEDIETYFALFE, encoded by the coding sequence ATGAGTGTCGAATTGCCGTTCGCCCCCGTGGACGCGATCATTCGACGGAGAGCCGGCGACCTCCGGGTCAGCTCCGGGGCCGCAGAGGAGCTCGCTCGCCGCGTCCAGGCGCACGGAGCGGCGCTCGCCGTCGACGCCGCCGAGCGGGCGGCCGCAGACGACAGAAAGACGCTGATGGCCGAGGACTTCGACGTCCAGCAGGTCGTGAGCCGTCGCGACCTCGAACTGCCGATCGCGCCGATCGACCGCATCGCCCGCCTCCGGATCGACGACCGCTACCGCGTCTCGATGGATGCACGGATCGCGCTGGCGGACATCCTCGAGGACTACGCCGACAACGTCGCGAGCGCGGCCGCGACGCTCGCGCGGCACGCGGACCGGCGGACCGTCCAGGCCGAAGACATCGAGACGTACTTCGCCCTCTTCGAGTAG